The sequence CTGTgtaagcatctatacttaaccaattATACTCTTCTATCCTGCACCATCAACAtgaacacatatatatatataattagaaCCATAATAAACATATCTgtgaatagaaccatctcaacaacTTCCAACATATCACAGCATCCCATATTCGTGACCGGATTTCATGGCTGAGCAGCACGGTGGAGAGGCGAGCGGCGTGGCGCGACGCGCTGTCGGGCGGTGGCGAGCGGCTGGGCGCGAAGGGCCAGCGGCGCAACACATGCGGCATGGGGAGCAGCAGCGCGACGTGGCTGCCTGCATGGCGGCGGCACGGCGCGCGCAAGCGGCGCAGCGCGCAGCTGGGACGGTGCAAGAACAGACGGCAccgaggagatggaggagggaaGAAAGGGGAGGGGGTTCTCACCGTGAGGACTTGGGCGGCGCACGGGCGACGACACGAGCACGCTCGGCGGTGGTGGGGCAAAGCACGGCGCGATGGCGCAGGATGGCAACACGGCCAGCGCGGCGCGGCTGGGCGGCGCAGAGGTGCAATGCGGTGGAGTGCTCGCGGATGCGCGCGTCGACTCAGCGGTGGCGGCAGCACGGCACGAGCAGGGGGCGGCACCAGCAACGCAAGAGGGCATGGCTGTGCTGCCGGTGTTGGTCGTGGCAGCGCGAACGGTGTCACGCGCACGGCGGAGAAGAACAGGGATGCTGCGAGGAGCAAAAGACCAGCGCTGTTGCTGCTGATACGGccaaatacaaaattagataatataataactatatttatcaaaatagataatatatcgtcgtatttacaattttagcattcatATTTGGCATTCGTACTTTCAGCACAACTGTCTCGTAagaacagtaacagcagtgcgtttgaatttcgttttctctcttctttaaaacggtggtcttctgttattctaaaaattttaaattttttttacgtgtttcataattcat is a genomic window of Phragmites australis chromosome 24, lpPhrAust1.1, whole genome shotgun sequence containing:
- the LOC133907257 gene encoding uncharacterized protein LOC133907257, encoding MPSCVAGAAPCSCRAAATAESTRASASTPPHCTSAPPSRAALAVLPSCAIAPCFAPPPPSVLVSSPVRRPSPHGENPLPFLPSSISSVPSVLAPSQLRAAPLARAVPPPCRQPRRAAAPHAACVAPLALRAQPLATARQRVAPRRSPLHRAAQP